The DNA sequence CGAAGACCGCAATGGGTCTGGACCGAAGTGGTGAGCGGTGAATTATGCCCGAGAGGGTACTCTCTGCAGTTTTTCCATTTTTTCAAAAAAAACTTCCAAACCCACACGGAATGGAAGAGAACCAATTTTATTAATTTTCCGTATCCATCGCTTATATTTCTCGTGTACCGCTATTGTGGTATAAACTGAAGGGAGTGTCGATGCATCCATTACTCAGGATTCCGTTGATCCTGTTGGCCCTGGCTGTTTTATGCACCCAGTTAACCGCAAAGCCGGCGGATGTCATCCCCCAACGAGGGTTTAAAGTAATCCTCACTCTGCCTCACGATCCGCAGGCATTTACCCAGGGACTGCTCTATCACGATGATCATCTCTATGAGAGTACCGGCCAGTATGGCCGTTCAGAGTTGCGCAAGGTGGAGTGGTCCACTGGAAAAGTGGTGCAGGCCTACTCCCTGGCAAACAACCTGTTCGCTGAAGGCATTGCCCTGAGAGGGGAATGGATCTACCAGTTGACCTGGATGTCCCGCCATTGCCTGGTTTTTGACCGCAAAAAGTTAAAGCCCGTACGCGTGCTGGATATGCGTTTTTCTTCCCGGGGGTGGGGACTCACCTGGGACGGCCATTCCCTGATCGCTTCCGACGGGTCTTTCCGTCTCTATTTCCTGGACCCCGAAGACCTCTCCCTGCGGCGAACCCTGACCGTAAAAGCCGCGGGCCGGCCCCTATCCTTTCTGAATGAACTGGAGGCGGTGGACGGCCGCATCCTGGCCAACATCTGGCAAGATACGCGCATCGCGGAAATTTCTCCCCTATCAGGAAAAGTAACCGCCTGGATCGAATGTGCCGCCCTGGTACCGGCCCACCTGCGCAACGATCCGGAGCTCGTCCTGAACGGCATCGCCACAGGACCCAAAAAAAACCAGCTGTTCGTGACAGGCAAGCAATGGCCCGTGCTCTACCTCATCGAACTCAAGCCCGGCTCTTGATAAAGTCGGGTAAGGCACGTTTGCGGACTATTGCTCTCCCAATACCTGCGCTTCCACCCTGGTAAAAAATCCGTGTACCCTCTCCATGCAGAGGTCAACCACATTGCCGTCCGGAGAGATCAGCACGTAATGAGGAATGGCTGAAGCATTGAAACGATTGTGGGTTTCCTCATCGGCAGCCACGAAAACCGGCATTTCTACTTCTTTGTTTTCCAGGTAGTCTTTCATCAGTGATAGTTCTTCCGATTTTGAAAGGTTACGCCGGGCGGGGGTATTTTCGTCAGCGTAAAAACCGTAGAAACGGGTAATCAGGATTGTTGCCATCCGATCTTTTAATTTGCGCCCCAATTGCCTAAATTCCGGCAAGCTGTTGCGGCAATCCGGGCACCAGGGGGCAAAGAAATCCAGCAGAATGTAGCGCCCCCTCAACTCTTTCAGTTGCAGAGGACCATCGCTGTTCAACCAGGTGCCGGGTTGGTCCAACTCGGGAGCGGGCCTGCCCAGGAATTCCAGGAACCCTTGTTTCCGCTGGATCTGCGTGATGATCTGCGGGCGATCAGCATATTGGCGAGCCATGCGTTCCAGAAACACCCCCCGCTCACTATGGCCGAGGCCGCCGTCCACAAACCGGATATGTATGGCGGTATTCAGTACGTTAACGGCGCTTTCGGGTATGGGGTGGGAAAGCCCGCGGTCGATGAGTTCCAGGGCCAACTCCAGATCGGCATCCCGCATGTGGCTGCCCGCTTCCAACAGCAACGGAGCGTCCTTTTCCAATTCGCCGTTACGGGCGGAATCCAGGTCCTTGTAGCGCTGCCTCAAAGCATCGGCGTCTTTGCGAGCCGCCGCAGCCCGAATCAGCATCTTCAGCGCCCGGATGTGCAGGTCGGGATCCGAATGGGAAGCCAGTGGGAGCAGAAA is a window from the Candidatus Aminicenantes bacterium genome containing:
- a CDS encoding glutaminyl-peptide cyclotransferase: MHPLLRIPLILLALAVLCTQLTAKPADVIPQRGFKVILTLPHDPQAFTQGLLYHDDHLYESTGQYGRSELRKVEWSTGKVVQAYSLANNLFAEGIALRGEWIYQLTWMSRHCLVFDRKKLKPVRVLDMRFSSRGWGLTWDGHSLIASDGSFRLYFLDPEDLSLRRTLTVKAAGRPLSFLNELEAVDGRILANIWQDTRIAEISPLSGKVTAWIECAALVPAHLRNDPELVLNGIATGPKKNQLFVTGKQWPVLYLIELKPGS
- a CDS encoding TlpA family protein disulfide reductase → MKRNLRRIAWLVFLIVMAACSGDPDARFMEEWNQIKAEFTPLFETVARSDKQELEARYKEKLEALAQSAQPGHLCDSSRLTYAEILLELKRIETAESFLLPLASHSDPDLHIRALKMLIRAAAARKDADALRQRYKDLDSARNGELEKDAPLLLEAGSHMRDADLELALELIDRGLSHPIPESAVNVLNTAIHIRFVDGGLGHSERGVFLERMARQYADRPQIITQIQRKQGFLEFLGRPAPELDQPGTWLNSDGPLQLKELRGRYILLDFFAPWCPDCRNSLPEFRQLGRKLKDRMATILITRFYGFYADENTPARRNLSKSEELSLMKDYLENKEVEMPVFVAADEETHNRFNASAIPHYVLISPDGNVVDLCMERVHGFFTRVEAQVLGEQ